The window ACAGTCCAGGTGAGAAAGCTTTTAAACAACACCCTCTGGTGGTGGCTCAATAGAAGAAAACAACCAGGAACTTCCACAAGTAACCTTTCTTAAAAACCTTATAGTTATTatttagttgtgttttttttcttgtaatgtgATTCTGGATACCAATAGTTGCTTTTATTTGTGGATGTTGAGGTTTGCAGTTTGCACAGCTGCATTTGGAAAAACTGCAGTTTAACGATCAAAGAACAAAAACctgtgacagacaggaagacttCTGTCAAGGTAAGATCAGTGGCATGAGGCTCAAGGGAAAGGCACTTTGTATGAAAGCAGCTGCGCGAGGCTGTGCAGCGGTTGACGTGTGCCGTGGGTGTTAGATTTGATAGGAGTGGCGTGAGGCAGAGGTGCAATGAGTCAGAGTCAATGATAAGGGGCCCTGAGGTTATAACTGACCTCTCTCAACTGTCCTTCTATTTCCCCATACGCCCACTCTTTTCTTCTCACATCTGGTTTTTTGCATGGGTATCCCTGGTTGTTTTTTAGCCTTTGGTTTTTTACAGTCAGTGACTCACAACCACTTCTTGCCTTGTTATGTACCTTTGATTCCCAACTAACATTAAGACTGGCCTTTTGTTCACCACTTTTCTCacaattcttttttgtttctttcagacCCTTTTCTCTCACCGGCCACTCTATGCTTCTATTCTGTGATCAGGGAGTGGAGCCTTTAGGTTTATCTGCATTTGTAAAAGCTCTCTGACTCACtcgctcacacaaacacacttcataGGTGATGACTCACTGCAACACAGGCCATTCAGATCCACAGTATAACAAAGACAAAACTGGTGCGTGAGTGCATATTAGTGTGACTCTGTTTGCATACACATTAACCTTTATATGCATTAAGGTGCTGTTAGGCAGAGGGTTGATGACACACCACCTACAACGCTTTTATCTAACAGAGATAATAAGACTTTGCTGTAAGGGAGGTTTCTGTTGCCCTAATATTTGTTATATTGAAAGTGTTGTTGCTTGCATGAATGTTCTTTAGTGCTATGAATAaaatctgtgcatgtgtgcatatttGGAAATGTGGatatattattacattgttGGAGAGATCATATCAAAAATCTGTAATATGTGAGTGTTTGAGTGTGAAGGATCAGGGGTAGAAAAGCATTCACTATGACACAGGCAGTGTTGGGGGTAACGAGTTACAAAGTAACGGATTACAGTAACGATATTACTTTTTTGTGTAACTAAGTAAAGTAACGCATTACACTAAAAATATCGGTAACTATACTACTTTACTAGACTATAGTAACGTGCTTTTCTGCGTTACCCTGCCTTGTTTGCGTTTGTGTAAAGTTCTGATCTGTTAAGTggcgtgtgtgcatgcgcgttgcttgtgtgtgtgcttgcctgGGCAGTgcactgttgtcatggagatcgATTTGATTTGAGTGACGTCGCTGCCGGTGAGAAGCAGGGAattggagatggagatggagacgCCGGAGAAGATAGGGGGTTTTGGCCAGTGACGATATGCACATTACTTCCAGTTTATTTCtcgaaaagacaaaaatatccgTGTGAAATGCACTCTATGCCCTGGCGACAAGTGTTTTTCAACTGCTGCCACGTCAATGAGCAACCTGTCTAAGCATTTGTCAGCGCAGCATGGCAATACAAAACTTGTGGCCAAAGATCCTGCTCGTCGGTCATTTGAAGGAGTCACTGAGCAGCCGACCCCGCCTAAACAAGCTAAGCTTTTGTCAAGTCTTGGAGCGCAGCAGGtaacacaaaaagaaattaaCAGGCTAGTTGCAGGGTTCATTGTAGAAGACATGCTTCTCCTGTCGACCATTGAATCGCCCAGGTTTAGAAAAATATTAGATAAAATACCCGCGACCCtgcattttctgtttcctttttatggGCTTAAgtgcatttctgttttattttatgggaTAAAGTGacctttatgtttatatttttctttgaccACTTTCATTGACGCCTGTGTTTTGAAACTTGTGTGTTCATTGACCCCACCATAGCCTCCTTTAAGCTGTTATGTGTGGCTTTTACAGTGAGGCATATTTCTTTGTGAAGACAGGGATAGTGTTCTTTCATATGGTTTTACATGCCATTTTGTATACAATAAACACTATGTGGGCAGACTAAGTGATGTTTTTCCATGTATCTACACGGAAATGGGAAAGTAAAGTAATAAGTAGTGAAGTTACTTTTCAAATCCAGTAACTAGTAAAGTAATCTCATTACAATTTACAGAAGTAACTAGTAACTAGtaatgaattactttttttgAGTAACTACCCCAACACTGGACACAGGCAGCTAAGGAATGATAAATACGTTGAGTGACTCATGCAAGACAGACATCGGAGCCATCAGTCAAGACACTGGCAGCAGCATCCACTGTGACAGACAACACATGCAACTGGCTCCTTAAGGTTCCATATGCATGTACAGAAGCatgttatatacacacatatatatatatccagaTACGTGCAAACTGTTCCCTGCTTCATTTGTAACACTTTTGCATGTCTGCGGAGGAGATGAATCACTTTCAACTGCCGTTGTCACGTAACTACTGTCACTTAGACTGATTCATAGGGAACAATTTCAAAAATAACAATCAACCTCCCTGCTGGCATTTTGATGCAAAGTGACTAAGGGTACACCATGTACTTATTATAGAACAGCAATTCATTGGAATACTGCAAAACATACAGattgagtgtttttgtttttattcataaagaCAAATGACCATGGTTTGATAAAGTGTTTGGCATTGTGTCTATATAAAATATAGCAAAGACAATAAATGGCTGGAATTACAAAGAGAAATATCAGTTAAGAACAACCTGTTCTTTCACAAAGCATCACATAACTACAGCACATTATCACTACAATACTGCTCAGACCACCTGTGTGAGGTGAATTTGGCAATGATACCACTTTTCTTTTATATAACAGTTAATGCACCTTTTGATATCCCGCCccccacatttacattttacatacgctgtacatttaattttcatcatctgactcttcctcttcgtcctcctcatcctcctccgattcatcttcatcctcttcctcctcctctcttctcgtCTGCCGACTGGAAGCTCTTTGTTGCTgtaacaacaaataaacagtCACTATGCAGCTAAGACACTTAACAGGTAGTCATTAAGCAGAGTTTGTTATTCATTGGAATCTGTTTTCTCTTCAACATTTCTATCTCCCTCTAAGGTTGCGGTTAGGAAAAGACACAATACAGAACACACCCAAAGatcaaggacacattgacattgAACTGCTGAGGTCACATTGTTCAGTAGTTCTGTGtgtaaacataaatgtgtcatATGGTATGTCTAAAATCTAATCTGCATTCTGATGACGGGTATGAACTGCAATCTGCCTCTGCTATCAACTATTTCAACAATTCAAGATACAAGATGCTAAAGTTGAGCCTGCCTTTTGAAGCATACTCAGTACAGttaattaaatcacattttataacGCAATACCATACATTCACAAGTTAAAGTGCAAAGTGCAGTATCACTATTAAAGATGCTAGGGGTAAAATGTGAATGTAGGAGGAAATGCACGATGTTGCCGGCATGCAATGACATGTGTGGAAAGTCAGATTGGGAGATGGTTGGAGTGATGTTTGGTGTCAGCATTGGCACAACTGATAAGACACAGTGTTATCGAGCACCAGCCTCTACTGGTATGaggaaggtttaaaaaaaaaaaaaaaaaaaaaggaagcagggaattttttcatttcatcatcaagATGTAACCTATCCAACTGTCAAAGTGGAAGATAAAAAGCATTTGCCATTACAGAAACTTCTTCAAAGAGGGATCTTTTGGGGGAAGTTTTGGCATCAGAGAATGACAGTTGGTATTAAGGATCTGTGCACTTTCTGCATCTTACCTGTAAGGTCCCTGATGTGCTCAGGAAAGACCCAGTCCGTTCGAGGGAGGTTTTGGAATTAGCTCGCACTATGTCTAAGCGTGACTGGTAGTCAGGGGGGTGCAGCGAACTCCTGAACACCTGCCAAAGACAGTAGGATGTGCTACACTTTATGAAGATTtatgtagatttaaaaaaagaatgaaagtattAAGTTAGGCATGTTAACATATATTATGGGTACTTAATATTACAGTTATATAACACCTGGAGtctcaggagaaaaaaaaacacacacacaaagaaaaaatgctCCATGATCTGGAATATCCAGCTAATCAACAACTGGGCTGGTGATGTCCTTTAGTCAAAGATAAACAAAGAGACTCAGGGAGTATAGCTTTGATAGTGCAACAAACTCTCATTAAAACCACACCAATGATTTTCCCTGTGTAGAAAATAAATTCCTCCCGGCCTCTCGATCAGGATTATCTTCATGCCAGTCATTGTGCCTTTTTCAGATGATTCAATCTCCCAAGCTTGGTACAATGAGTCATCGAAAAACAGCCTTGTCTGGGTGAGAAGTTTCACTTCAATATGAATGGAAGGCAGATGATtcagtgcaaaaacacacagatgaaaTGGAAAGGCGTGGAGGAAAATAGCACAAGGGCATAAGCAGGAGGAACCTCGTTCGATGACTACCATTGATTCTTTGTTTTCTCACTACAGGCAGAGTCTCTTAAAAATAGTTAGGCTAACCTCCCACTGAATTATTAACAGAAGAAAGTAGCTAGTGCAAATCTAAATTGTGCGGCAGTGACCGCAGATTACTTCACAGTTACCACATCAATTAAAGGGTGTGGAATAAATAGTATGTGTGAGCAATAAGTTTATGATGATTCGTCATGGTTAACCTTTAGCAGAGCCTCAGCCTACCTCCAGgtcctcctcctcgtccacACATTGAATGCTCTGGTAAGCCAAGGTGTACACCTCTAAAGCCTTGGCATGGAAAGACATCTCCACTGTTACAAACTCACCAAAGATCCTCTATGGGGGCAAAAGCAAAGTGGATATTTCAGTGCTTAATAGGCTTTgacacaattttcacagaaatgacaaataataatagttttaacAACTAAGGGAGGATTTAGAGTGTGGGCAGgcaacagaaaaagaaatcacCGCTGTCTGGTTTCACTTCATGGTCCGCTGTTTCAACAGGCGTATATTTCCAATTGAAATTGTAGCTAGAAAATAGAGGTGGCAGCAGACCTTAATGTCCCGGATCTTTTGCTTCTCAAACTCGTCTATGGTCTCCTCCAGCTGCCTGGTGGTCCGTGTGGCATCCATGGTGGCTCTCTGGAGCTCACTCTCAGcctgacaagaaaaaaaaaagaatagacaACATCCTACAAAACATATCAGTCTAACAATAAAGGATACGACAGTTTCAACAGTATCCTTTAGTACTTGTTGATACGATGAATTAGGAAATTTATACTTTAAAACGCAAGTTAGCTTTTTTTTGGGCAATATTCAAAGCTCAGTGTCAGTGGTGTGAAGCACCTGAAACCACATTTGTAACCTTCAGTTCCAGTGCAACACCTATTAGAAATAGTAGAAATGTAGAAATGCTACAGTGCTAGgcaaggaaaggagtaacgTTTGTAGTTTTACACCCGTGTCTCCTACATTCCTGCAATTTAGGACCTCAACtatacacaggtacacacagaaaACAGGAGCTATAAAAGTGGGGCTgctccttatttatttttttcctaccTGTGGCACGGGGTTGTCATGCGAGGAAGTCATCTGACAATAATATTCGGTCATTAGGTCAGTTTATATGACAAAAATGTGTGACTTTGTGATTGAGTTACAAGCAAGTTCAACGAGGTGCCACACATCTGACACAGGAGAGCGGAACAAAATCGGTACATGCCACTAAATTTAAAAACGAAGCATTTGTTGAATATGGTCGAAAGTGAATTTCTGACATACTGGATGTTTTGCTGTAAAACATGAACAGAGTTTAATTGCGTTGGAACTTCATTTCAAAGcaattctgatatattttatgtgtttgtgctcATACATCACCAGTGATAAGATGCTGAGATTGCACTGAACACACCTGAGACTGAGGGCTTGGTCAAGGAAACACCATAAATATATTAACATTGGACAAGGAATACGCCTGAACCCAAGATGCTACCTGCACATAAATAGGTGTTTTTGTAACATTAAAAGTAATTGTGTCTATTTTATATTGAAGAATTTGAGAATATAAGAGAAACACGGCAAGGATACAATGATTTGCCTGTCTGAGGGGTTTCTCTGCCTGGTCTTCTCAAGCTGAGCCATCTgtttggtctctctctctctggcactCTGAGTTGTCTTCAGATCTTCCTGCATGGATGGACAAGCACAAAAGGACACAGTTGTGATTATGAGAATTAACAATGCTAGTCAgttatttataaaatgtgtcaggTTGTTTCAGAGCAGAACCTTTAAAATATTTGGTTTATCTCACTATTTCCTAATCAAATCACGACATAAATTCAGCAGAAAGattggaaaaaaatgttgagtTGATATTTTCTTTAATATCTTTGAATCCAGGTCTAAATAAGATGCAGAGCTGGGAAGATGCTGGCAATGACACTAAGAATGTCTGATGTGGCCCACGGGATGTTATCGTTCAATCAACACTGCCCTCATGTGGCCATGAAGGAAAATTTCTGTGATCCAAACTGCCTTCTCATTTTTGTGACACAATTGCTGCATCCTGGTAGGTCAGAACACATTTTAGTCTTGAAATGCATGCAGCTGCAGGGGAAGGGGGCTGTTTGTGTCTTATTCCACTCACTCTTTTACGTTTCACTACAGCTCCATAGCTTTTCAGAGGCTCTATGACTTTGGCTTCAAGTCTTTCCACCTGCAAAGCAAATCACTTCAAGTTAGGTCCTGTCTTAAACACTGTTTGCTGTTTCCTCACAGTCACTTCACAAATTCAGTCTGTGGTTGTGAAAATTAAGTTATGACCAACATAAAAACAGTGGGAGGTAAGTTAGTTTTACCTCAGCTTGGCGGTAGTCTTGAATCTTGGCCAGGTGGTCAGCAAACTGCTTCATACCTCTCTTCAGGTTTGGTGTTTCCATGTCAGCATATAGTCCGATTTCCCGAACTAGGATGTCTGCCTTGTCTCGTAGCCTGGCTGTTTTACGAGCATAGGCAGCAAACATCTGGCACATCTCTCCAAAATGTTTCTCAACATTGGTGATGTTTTCCTGGATCTTTCTTGTCTGGTTGTCCCTGGGGAGGGTGAAGGACAACATAACAGCAGTAATCAAATGGTAGTTTAACAAAGTGTACGATGACAGTTTATATCAGATATTTGTGCAAGGAAGAAATAATAACATGGTTATCTTGTATAATAAGTCATTTGATTATGAGCTTTTTAAATCTATGTGCAGCAGGGCATCATAACCAAAACATCAAGATTGTTTCATAAAGTCTGATCATCGtttgacaaacaaaaaagtgttaGTTACACTGTGAGAAAAGGACATCTTCCTGTAACGTTAGCATGATTGCTTTATTATGAAGATTATAAATTTAAAGTAAATTTTTCGCGACTTGTGGCTCATGAAGAAAAGTCAGTCTGGGTATACACATTATTTTCAATGTTCGCTAAAGGCGTTTTTCTTTTACACCTAGTGATGACAAACTTAATCCTTGTTATATCTGCAGGTAGTGGTTAGTTAGCCTTAACAACAACGCAGTTTGATTTTTGGCACCGCTAACGGTAACTTACCAATGCACTTTCCTCTACAACTGGCAAtttgttttaacatgttttaatacattGAATATCTCTTACCTTGCTCTTGCGTCGGGCGTACGACTCATCTTAGCAGAAAGGCAGTGAATAAAATGTAACGTTATTCAGTGTAGAGACAACTTTATCAGCACCAGTTTTAACGTTAGCTTTGCTAGCTGCGCTCCTCCTCTCAGGCTAGCACGCCAGGCTGCCGTTTCCATGGAGTCACGTAGCGTTTCCGCTTGAGGAATGCATGCTGGGAATTTGAGTTGTTTGTTGACCCGAGGCGCAGTTGTACAACTGTAAACTTATGAAGCTCTAAACCTTGATTCCCTATGAAAGAAATATCACTTTCAGTAAcctcttgtttttaattattttatttatatttatacatttcttttttctgtattaGAATAGTGTATTAGCACACTAATAAAAGAGAGACGGGAACTCTGACCAGTTTCTtttagaaagagaagaaaaccaCTGTGAAACATTGTATTTGCCTCCCACAGTGATGTAATAGTTGGCCCATAAAGCAGTAGTCAAAATTTTGAGGTACCTTGGTTTTCCCATGTTATGCTACTTTTACATTCCAGAGGTAAACATTGTGAGGGAACAATACACTAGTTTTAGTTACTATCTAGGTTAACAAGATTTTATATGGCCAACTTAtacatttgatgtatttttatagtTTGGTCAAACGACCCAACAGTATAAAGAAGTTAAAATTTTAACTGCCTTCACCAATTTAAAGTGTCCATCTGTTTCACAGTTTTATTTCTGACATGCTTATTTTTACATCGTGTATAAACTTTATTCTTAGGTGTAGTTTGGAAaatctattacatttttattacatttcatattaCAGTTTGTCTGTTTGGCTAGTATAGCCATCTAATTTCCTGTTACACCAACATGGGCAGGTTATGTACAAGAAAATGTGACGGCTACACTCATATGTACCATCATAATTAAAATGCACTGGACTCTCTGGATTCActtataaatatttgattactGTATCAGTTAAATTGCTTATTAGTGATATTAACTAGAGTATTAAACAAGCTATTTGATCATCTCTATGGCTACTTCTCTGAGCAATAGCAAATGAATATCCCAAATATTTGTCCGCTTTCTATAGTTTGTATAATTTCTGAAATAGATCAAGGTACACTGccaacattaaaacaaagagaGCCACAAATAGTCCTTTTCAACAACAGCTTGACTGTTTTTGAACTGGTGCCAAGAGCAGACTTTGTGATCACTGAAATGAATGGAGGCCTCATTGTAATTCCCTCCTCTGTGTTTGGGAATGCATGAATGTCACCAGCTGCCACGTCTGCTCCTCTGTGGAAAATGTCCAAAAACCTTAATTATCACGCTTAATCATCCATGGGATTGAAGCAGGGGAGATCCCACTGTAACAGATTGGCGATGTAAAACACGGTCATTGCATTGAGCTGTGTGCCTGGAATCCCAAGAGGATCTGGTTTATACTCTCTGGTACAGCTGATGCTGgtagattctttttttaatgcgtCTGATATAACCTTCCTCTATTAGGACTGATGGGTCACTATACCTGGatgttttaatactttaatgaaAATACCAGCTCATTTTCAATGTGATTGTGAGGCATAATTGTATTCTGCATGTGTACAGTTCTCATGCACATTCAAATAACTGTTTTATGCTGATTGTAGAGTGTTGTTATGCATTCTGAAAGGGACCTTACAATATCTAGAAAATATGAAACACTCCAATTACAATAAAAGAGACAACAGACAAAGCAGTCTCTTTCACCAGTGTAATTGCTTGGCTCAACCACATGATGGCGATGTAACTCCATTCATCACTTAGACTAGGTCACATATAGGAATTTGCATGGTTACAGGTGGACTCTGAGCCTATCGCTATGAATCttgagacacaaaaaaatgatacTGACTCACATCACtcctcactgtcttcatcatctAATGTTTACATTATTCAGGACTCTCTGGCAGTAGACTCAAAATTCctaaacatgacaaaaaatataacaGATGCCTGTCCTGCTACCGTCCTACAGGATCTGTGTGTTGAAAGAAGCCTGGGGCTGTTGAGTTATTTGCCTTGGCTGCTCGTAAATGTATTCAGAAGTGGTGGCATCTTTTTACACTGTGCATCTGACTTTCTTAAAGAACAGATGGTGTTGTTTCCAAACTACCAATTAGCAAGGAGAGAGTAGCAACCACTTGCAGCAAGCAGCTCTCTCGGCTTCTTTCATGCTctcagtttctctctttttttgtctttatccCTCTGTGCCCTCTTGTTCCATCTTCAGctatctgtgtttctctctctgcctgactTTGTCCCTCTGCAACCCTCATACAACGCTGGAGATGTGGtggcctgctgctgctgaacagaTTGGGAGTGACATATGTCAGACATGGGGGGACTTAGTGGGGCAACCAAGTATGTGTCCCCCAGCGtgattgtatatgtgtgtgtgtgtgtgtgtgtgtgtgtgtattgtgtgtgtgtgtgtgtgtgcgtgcgtgcgtgcacgTGTGTGCACGTGTATATACTCTCTTTCTTCACATTCCCCCCTTCAGGTGTGACTCCTGGTGTGAAGACCCCAGACTTGAGGCTCTCCTCCCACACAGAGACTCACATACAGCTTTAGATTTCCCATTAATAACAAGTGAGAGTCTGTgggaggcgtgtgtgtgtgtgtgtgtgtgtgtgtgtgtgtgtgtgtgtgtgtgtgtgttcagggacGCTGAGGATTATGAACAGCGTGATATCTTGTTTGCCACTTGGTGcataaaatgaaattacaaGCCAAGAGTCAATATCTCATCATGCTGATTTTGGCTAACctcactctccttcctctaACTGCTACATTCCTCTGATTTGGCAGAGGGACACAGCACTGCTCTCTTACAGAAATTAACCCTGAAATATCCAGTGGGAAATATATCTATCCTATGTGCTTCAAACTCAGTTCTCAGTGTTATAACATTTAACCAGTCCCTAAATTAAGAATTGATCTCTCATATGCAATTAAATGCTTCTCTGGAGAGTGTCTACATGGAAAAAGCAAAAGTCCCAAATCTATCATACAGAAAATTAAGATGTCAGTCTGTTTTAGTTCAGGCTTTACATCCAGCTAAACTTTATTACAGCAGAACTGTCACCCATCCCATCTGCT is drawn from Scomber japonicus isolate fScoJap1 chromosome 15, fScoJap1.pri, whole genome shotgun sequence and contains these coding sequences:
- the cibar1 gene encoding CBY1-interacting BAR domain-containing protein 1; its protein translation is MLSFTLPRDNQTRKIQENITNVEKHFGEMCQMFAAYARKTARLRDKADILVREIGLYADMETPNLKRGMKQFADHLAKIQDYRQAEVERLEAKVIEPLKSYGAVVKRKREDLKTTQSARERETKQMAQLEKTRQRNPSDRQIISQAESELQRATMDATRTTRQLEETIDEFEKQKIRDIKRIFGEFVTVEMSFHAKALEVYTLAYQSIQCVDEEEDLEVFRSSLHPPDYQSRLDIVRANSKTSLERTGSFLSTSGTLQQQRASSRQTRREEEEEDEDESEEDEEDEEEESDDEN